A window of the Armatimonadota bacterium genome harbors these coding sequences:
- a CDS encoding DUF1449 family protein produces the protein MELLAWYNLIFVAPIGLAGVYLILSATGLGGDHDVDSGVDHDVDVDHDVDLTVDHDVDVDMDHDVDADMDHDFDVAHDVDADSGHLDVHHGGVEHEVHDHHVSAHAGDSFALRALSVLGLGKVPVSILVTTLMVLFGATGLACNGLFGTVFPWDWAPNVYVWPSLAVAILLSLTLTSSIAQLLNKIMPTSETYAIREDDLVGRIGEVLYAVPAGQRGMADVKDEGGTWHRVRVQPVDGDLPKGADIIVVRYHREGDYFDVSQSPL, from the coding sequence ATGGAATTGCTCGCCTGGTACAATCTGATTTTCGTCGCACCCATCGGCCTTGCGGGGGTTTACCTCATCCTCAGCGCCACTGGGTTGGGCGGCGACCATGACGTGGACAGCGGCGTTGACCACGACGTCGACGTGGACCACGACGTCGACCTGACCGTAGACCATGATGTCGACGTGGACATGGACCACGACGTCGATGCTGACATGGACCATGATTTCGATGTGGCCCACGACGTGGACGCTGACTCCGGCCACCTCGATGTTCACCATGGCGGGGTGGAGCACGAGGTGCATGATCACCATGTGTCGGCGCACGCCGGGGACTCTTTCGCTCTCCGCGCCCTTTCCGTCCTGGGACTTGGCAAGGTGCCGGTCTCGATCCTGGTCACCACATTGATGGTGCTCTTCGGGGCCACGGGGCTAGCTTGCAACGGCCTGTTCGGCACCGTGTTCCCGTGGGACTGGGCGCCCAACGTCTATGTCTGGCCGTCCCTGGCTGTCGCCATATTGCTGTCGTTGACCCTTACGAGCAGCATCGCTCAGTTGCTCAACAAGATCATGCCCACCAGCGAGACCTACGCGATCCGCGAAGATGACCTCGTGGGCCGGATCGGCGAAGTCCTTTACGCCGTGCCCGCGGGCCAAAGAGGCATGGCTGATGTGAAAGATGAGGGCGGCACCTGGCATCGCGTCAGGGTGCAGCCCGTGGACGGGGACTTGCCCAAGGGCGCCGATATCATCGTGGTGCGGTACCACCGGGAGGGGGATTACTTCGATGTCAGCCAATCGCCGCTCTAG
- a CDS encoding NTP transferase domain-containing protein, which produces MKAIILAAGAGSRNFPYELTRQKAALPVGDTYLARWTVECLNRAGIEDVLVVVGYLHERVRHALLGLDVVFVHQKGATGTAGAVLDALAIAGEDEPFLVIYGDCLFDEEGLRGFLQAFKDQQPFAAAALSPLGERDSLNWLCGSLSASGELTGISGHPRAASHRLCGLYGFSPDCVPFIRANPGFVDCVNVGGMPAHEAELAQSLQLAIDAGNSVMAWEHTGLFVDIDKPWHVLEANHAFARYLCGRLTDNRIAPDARIHDGAEISGYVCLGPGAVIGNRVVIQGNLIAGAGSQITNGAILGGNCVLGSKVRCRDYCQVGGGACVGSDSLIGHGAELGGVLFEGVYLYHYCEMAGVFGARHDVGAATVCGTLRFDDGNTTHLVAGRREIPEVGANVAYFGDYTRTGVNAIIMPGVKVGAYSCVGPGVVQSEDLPHNTVVLLEQQTVRKEWGPNRYGW; this is translated from the coding sequence ATGAAGGCCATCATCCTGGCCGCGGGAGCAGGCAGCCGCAATTTCCCGTACGAGCTGACGCGCCAAAAGGCCGCCCTGCCCGTTGGCGACACGTACCTTGCGCGCTGGACAGTGGAATGCCTGAACCGCGCCGGGATTGAAGATGTACTCGTTGTCGTGGGCTACCTGCACGAACGCGTCCGCCACGCGCTGCTTGGCCTGGATGTCGTCTTCGTGCACCAGAAGGGCGCTACGGGCACCGCCGGAGCGGTCCTGGATGCCCTCGCCATTGCGGGCGAAGACGAGCCGTTCCTGGTCATCTACGGCGACTGTCTGTTCGACGAGGAGGGCTTGCGGGGGTTCCTGCAGGCCTTCAAAGATCAGCAGCCTTTCGCAGCAGCCGCATTGTCGCCACTTGGAGAGCGTGACTCGCTCAACTGGCTCTGTGGATCGTTGTCCGCAAGCGGCGAGCTCACCGGCATTTCTGGTCACCCGCGCGCGGCATCGCACCGTCTGTGCGGGTTGTACGGGTTCTCACCGGACTGCGTGCCTTTCATCCGCGCTAACCCGGGCTTCGTAGACTGCGTGAATGTGGGCGGTATGCCGGCGCATGAGGCCGAACTCGCTCAGTCGCTCCAGCTTGCCATTGATGCCGGGAACTCCGTGATGGCCTGGGAGCATACCGGGCTGTTCGTGGACATCGACAAGCCGTGGCATGTGCTCGAAGCAAACCATGCTTTCGCGCGGTATCTCTGCGGCCGCCTGACGGACAATCGTATCGCCCCGGATGCGCGCATCCACGACGGCGCGGAGATCAGCGGCTACGTGTGCCTGGGACCGGGCGCGGTCATCGGCAACCGGGTGGTGATCCAGGGAAACCTCATCGCGGGGGCGGGTAGTCAGATCACCAATGGGGCGATCCTGGGCGGCAACTGCGTGCTGGGCAGCAAGGTCCGGTGCCGGGACTACTGCCAGGTGGGCGGCGGAGCCTGCGTGGGGTCGGACTCGCTCATCGGCCACGGCGCGGAGCTGGGAGGGGTGCTGTTCGAGGGCGTCTACCTCTACCACTACTGCGAGATGGCCGGGGTCTTTGGGGCGCGGCATGATGTGGGTGCAGCCACAGTCTGCGGTACCCTGCGCTTTGACGACGGGAACACGACGCACCTGGTGGCCGGCCGCCGCGAGATCCCGGAAGTCGGCGCGAATGTGGCCTACTTCGGCGATTATACACGCACCGGGGTGAACGCGATTATCATGCCCGGCGTGAAGGTCGGCGCGTACTCCTGCGTGGGGCCGGGTGTGGTGCAGAGTGAGGATCTGCCCCACAACACCGTGGTGCTCTTGGAACAGCAGACGGTTCGCAAGGAGTGGGGCCCCAACCGCTATGGCTGGTAG
- the guaA gene encoding glutamine-hydrolyzing GMP synthase codes for MTERQGHRGERVLVLDFGAQYVQLIVRKVRALNVYAEIRPYDTPVEKLLAEEPRGIILSGGPASVYEDGAPRVERALFEAGIPVLGICYGQQLMAQVLGGVVSPGGNQREYGRQTAVIERPGTLLEGCGDQMQVWMSHGDKVTRVPDGFQVLAHTEHSPVAAMGDESRKLYGVQFHPEVHHTPLGQTVLENFLKRACGCSGDWKSSSFIEEAVADLRATIGDDRVLCALSGGVDSSVCAALLDRAVGDRLLCMFIDHGLMRKNEPEQVREFFGNLLGDRFVAVDASDRFLAKLEGVEDPEAKRKIIGETFIRTFEEESEKLGEYRFIAHGTLYPDVIESGGSSGATDVIKTHHNVGGLPADMKHENLEPLRWLFKDECRRAGLELGLPEEIVWRQPFPGPGLAVRIIGSVDRERLALVREADAIVREELKAAGLERSISQCFAVLATMRSVGVMGDGRTYGHPIIVRAVETDDFMTADWVRIPHEVLARISNRITNEIRGINRVVYDITSKPPGTIEWE; via the coding sequence GTGACTGAACGCCAGGGACATCGTGGCGAACGCGTGCTTGTGCTCGATTTCGGGGCACAGTACGTTCAGCTGATTGTGCGGAAGGTCCGTGCACTGAACGTGTACGCCGAGATCAGGCCTTACGATACCCCCGTGGAAAAGCTTCTCGCCGAAGAGCCGCGGGGGATCATCCTCTCAGGCGGCCCCGCCAGTGTGTATGAGGACGGGGCGCCACGGGTGGAGCGCGCCCTGTTCGAGGCAGGAATCCCGGTCCTCGGCATCTGCTACGGTCAGCAGCTTATGGCGCAGGTACTGGGCGGCGTCGTGTCGCCGGGCGGCAACCAGCGCGAGTACGGCCGCCAGACAGCGGTCATCGAGCGTCCGGGCACCCTTCTTGAGGGCTGCGGCGACCAAATGCAGGTGTGGATGAGCCACGGGGACAAGGTCACCCGGGTCCCCGACGGATTCCAGGTGCTGGCTCACACCGAGCATTCGCCTGTGGCTGCAATGGGTGACGAGTCGCGGAAACTATACGGTGTGCAGTTCCACCCCGAAGTGCACCATACGCCCCTCGGGCAGACGGTGCTCGAGAACTTCCTCAAGCGCGCCTGTGGCTGCAGTGGCGATTGGAAATCATCATCCTTCATTGAGGAAGCCGTTGCGGATCTGCGCGCGACCATCGGTGACGACCGGGTTCTGTGCGCGCTATCTGGTGGGGTGGATTCGTCGGTCTGCGCCGCTCTGCTTGACCGCGCAGTGGGCGACCGCCTCCTGTGCATGTTCATCGACCACGGTCTCATGCGCAAGAACGAGCCCGAGCAAGTGCGCGAGTTCTTCGGCAACCTCCTGGGCGACCGCTTCGTGGCTGTTGACGCCTCCGACCGGTTCCTGGCCAAACTCGAAGGCGTCGAAGACCCCGAAGCAAAGCGCAAGATCATCGGCGAAACCTTCATCCGAACCTTTGAAGAAGAGAGCGAGAAGCTGGGCGAATACCGTTTCATCGCCCATGGTACTCTCTATCCCGATGTCATCGAGAGCGGCGGAAGCTCGGGTGCAACCGATGTCATCAAGACCCACCACAATGTGGGCGGACTGCCCGCGGATATGAAACACGAGAACCTGGAGCCCCTGCGGTGGCTGTTCAAGGACGAATGCCGCCGTGCCGGCCTGGAACTGGGGTTGCCTGAAGAGATTGTGTGGCGCCAGCCCTTCCCCGGCCCAGGTCTTGCAGTACGCATCATCGGATCCGTTGACCGAGAACGCCTGGCCCTGGTGCGTGAGGCGGACGCCATTGTGCGCGAGGAGCTCAAGGCTGCAGGACTTGAGCGCTCCATCTCCCAGTGCTTTGCCGTCCTGGCGACCATGCGCAGCGTTGGCGTCATGGGGGACGGCCGCACTTATGGGCATCCTATCATTGTCCGTGCGGTGGAGACCGACGACTTCATGACCGCCGACTGGGTGCGCATTCCCCACGAGGTGCTGGCGCGCATCTCCAACCGCATCACCAACGAGATCAGGGGCATCAACCGCGTCGTCTACGATATCACGTCCAAACCCCCGGGGACCATTGAGTGGGAGTAG
- the hpt gene encoding hypoxanthine phosphoribosyltransferase, translated as MSAADVPDDVERILLDEGTLARRVGELALQISADYQGRDLVLLGVLKGAVVFLADLMRAMTVPVAVEFVSAASYGDSTSSSGEVTLKLGECTDLRGRDVLIVEDIVDTGQTLSRLAHEVAGMGPASLRICCLLDKPSRRKTDLKPDYTGFEIPDLFVVGYGLDFAQKHRDLPYVAVLKPQAYRQ; from the coding sequence GTGTCTGCCGCCGACGTACCCGACGATGTCGAACGCATCTTGCTGGACGAGGGCACCCTTGCCCGTCGCGTGGGCGAGTTGGCCCTGCAGATCAGCGCCGATTATCAAGGCCGTGATCTGGTCCTGCTCGGCGTACTCAAGGGCGCCGTGGTCTTCCTGGCTGATCTCATGCGCGCGATGACTGTCCCCGTTGCGGTAGAGTTCGTGTCGGCTGCAAGCTACGGCGATTCAACGAGTTCCTCAGGCGAAGTGACTCTGAAACTCGGCGAATGCACGGATCTCCGCGGCCGGGATGTGCTTATCGTCGAAGACATCGTGGACACCGGTCAGACTCTGAGCCGCCTGGCACATGAAGTCGCGGGGATGGGACCTGCGTCGCTGAGGATCTGCTGCCTGCTGGACAAGCCCTCGCGCCGCAAGACAGATCTGAAGCCTGACTATACCGGCTTCGAGATCCCTGACCTGTTCGTCGTGGGGTATGGCCTGGACTTCGCCCAGAAACACCGGGACCTCCCATACGTTGCTGTTCTGAAACCCCAGGCCTACCGTCAGTAG
- the rho gene encoding transcription termination factor Rho: MLELAELQRKTVDELRQIAAQMSIPGYSSAKKQDLCMKLLVAQSERNGHSYRYGVLEALPDGRGILRADGYTPNPEMDVYVAETQIKRFDLRYGDLVSGPVRPPKDTERYWSLLRVQTINGEPPEKLKGRPHFEDLTPVYPQERIRLETESPSNITGRMLDLITPIGRGQRGLIIAPPKAGKTTIIKQIANCITENYDDLRLMVLLIDERPEEVTDIARSVDGEVISSTFDELPENHLRVAETVMARAKRLVEMGEDVVILLDSITRLARASNLTVDPSGRTLSGGLDPTALYRPKRFFGAARNIEHGGSLTILATILIETGSRMDEMIYEEFKATGNLDLVLSRELANRGTFPAVDIQKSNTRHQELLFNDDEMQNVWQLRRALNVMDTTDATETLLQGLRRTKTNQEFLAMAAHSFKRR; this comes from the coding sequence ATGTTGGAACTTGCCGAACTTCAGCGGAAGACCGTTGATGAACTGCGTCAGATCGCCGCACAGATGAGCATCCCGGGGTACTCTTCGGCGAAGAAGCAAGATCTGTGCATGAAGCTGCTCGTGGCCCAGAGCGAGAGGAACGGCCACAGCTATCGCTACGGGGTGCTCGAGGCCCTTCCCGACGGCCGCGGGATTCTGCGCGCCGACGGGTACACGCCTAATCCTGAGATGGACGTGTATGTGGCCGAAACCCAGATCAAGCGATTTGACCTGCGATATGGGGACCTTGTAAGCGGCCCCGTGCGCCCGCCCAAGGACACCGAGCGCTACTGGTCACTGCTGCGGGTGCAGACCATCAACGGTGAGCCGCCGGAGAAGCTCAAGGGCCGGCCGCATTTCGAGGACTTGACCCCGGTCTACCCGCAAGAGCGCATTCGGCTGGAGACCGAATCGCCCTCGAACATTACCGGCCGCATGCTTGACCTGATCACGCCTATCGGCCGGGGCCAGCGCGGGCTCATCATTGCCCCGCCCAAGGCCGGCAAGACGACGATCATCAAGCAGATTGCTAACTGCATCACGGAGAACTATGACGACCTGCGCCTCATGGTGCTGCTCATCGACGAGCGCCCCGAAGAGGTTACGGATATCGCGCGCTCCGTCGACGGCGAAGTCATTAGCTCGACTTTCGACGAGCTTCCCGAGAACCACCTGCGGGTGGCCGAGACCGTCATGGCCCGGGCAAAGCGCCTGGTCGAGATGGGCGAAGACGTGGTCATCCTCCTGGACAGCATCACCCGCCTTGCCCGCGCCAGCAATCTGACTGTGGACCCAAGCGGACGCACCCTGTCCGGGGGTCTGGACCCCACCGCCCTGTATCGGCCAAAGAGGTTCTTCGGCGCCGCCCGGAATATCGAGCACGGTGGCAGCCTCACCATCCTTGCGACCATTCTCATCGAGACCGGCAGCCGCATGGATGAAATGATCTATGAGGAGTTCAAGGCCACGGGCAACCTGGACCTGGTCTTGTCTCGCGAACTTGCCAACCGTGGCACATTCCCCGCGGTGGACATCCAGAAGTCCAATACCCGCCACCAGGAGCTGCTGTTCAACGACGACGAAATGCAGAATGTCTGGCAGCTTCGCCGGGCGCTCAACGTGATGGATACCACCGACGCCACCGAGACCCTCCTGCAGGGCCTGCGCCGCACCAAGACTAATCAGGAGTTCCTGGCCATGGCCGCCCATTCGTTCAAGCGGCGGTAA
- a CDS encoding glycosyltransferase, with protein sequence MRVAIFTNTYHPTLNGVANCVEAYRVGLENRGHQVFIFAPAPDDYDVSLDHERVSRFPSVPLPGDWDYDIAVPYSRPVLDALKRVEFDLVHTQHPVWVGVWGQWFAQWVGLPLVTTVHTEYELYKQLVPLPEQLVEAYLKTRVTTYCNKCHMITTPVPSTRARLRQQGITTPIEILPNPIDLSALPVPEPGPVRERFGLKDRFVMGFIGRLAPEKSLDVVLRAAAIVMAQVRNAHFLMVGSGAEAKPLQTLAKELGIADRVTFAGAVPHSDVAHYQAALDVFMTASMSETQPLSYTEAMAVGTPLVAVRAPGAQDMVDHGENGLLSSPESGPEGLAEQVMALHNDPGLRDRIVRTARERVQRYDISAVTDKLLEVYDRAASICRLERR encoded by the coding sequence GTGCGAGTCGCCATCTTCACGAACACCTATCACCCGACCCTCAACGGTGTCGCTAATTGTGTCGAGGCTTACCGGGTGGGTCTTGAAAACCGTGGGCATCAGGTTTTTATCTTCGCCCCCGCGCCCGACGACTATGATGTCTCCCTGGACCACGAGCGCGTGAGCCGTTTCCCCTCGGTTCCGCTGCCCGGCGACTGGGACTACGACATCGCCGTCCCCTATTCCAGACCGGTTCTGGACGCCTTGAAGCGGGTGGAGTTCGATCTCGTGCACACCCAGCATCCGGTCTGGGTCGGAGTCTGGGGACAGTGGTTCGCGCAGTGGGTGGGCCTGCCGCTGGTCACTACGGTGCATACCGAATATGAGCTGTACAAGCAGCTCGTGCCGCTGCCGGAACAGCTTGTCGAGGCATACCTCAAGACCCGCGTCACCACCTACTGCAACAAGTGTCACATGATCACCACGCCGGTCCCGTCCACCCGCGCCCGCCTGCGGCAACAGGGGATCACCACGCCCATCGAGATCCTGCCCAATCCTATTGACCTGAGCGCCCTGCCCGTGCCTGAACCCGGGCCGGTGCGCGAGCGTTTCGGCCTGAAAGACCGCTTCGTCATGGGGTTCATCGGGCGCCTTGCCCCCGAGAAGAGCCTTGATGTGGTCCTGAGAGCCGCCGCGATTGTCATGGCGCAGGTTCGAAATGCCCATTTTCTGATGGTGGGCAGCGGCGCCGAGGCCAAGCCTCTGCAGACCCTCGCGAAGGAACTGGGCATTGCAGACCGGGTCACCTTCGCCGGCGCGGTGCCACATTCCGATGTCGCACACTATCAGGCGGCCCTGGACGTGTTCATGACCGCCAGCATGAGCGAGACGCAGCCGCTGTCTTACACCGAAGCCATGGCAGTGGGTACGCCACTGGTGGCCGTCCGGGCCCCCGGCGCTCAGGATATGGTGGACCACGGGGAGAATGGATTGCTCAGCTCCCCGGAGAGCGGGCCGGAAGGTCTAGCCGAGCAGGTCATGGCCCTGCACAACGATCCGGGCTTGCGAGACAGGATCGTCCGCACTGCCCGGGAGCGCGTGCAGCGATATGACATCTCCGCCGTGACGGATAAGCTGCTGGAAGTATACGACCGGGCCGCATCAATCTGCAGGCTGGAACGCCGCTGA
- the pta gene encoding phosphate acetyltransferase — protein sequence MQSVINSIRERAVRYHKRIALPETDCDRTLQAALTAQEARLAEVVLVGSPKYVETRGKHLGLDLTSLEVIDPEDPQVRQECAATYYEARKDKGLTEEEAYEAVADPLYCAAALLKQGKVDGSVAGRLNSTANVLRALLRIVGTREGCNTVSSCFIMTTPQRHLGKNGMFIFADAGVVPQPTADQLADIAISTADSARLYFEVEPRVAMLSFSTKGSATHPDVDKVVEATRLAQSRRPDLLIEGELQGDAAIIPEVAAQKCPGDKLQGTANVLIFPDLDAGNIAYKLVQRLTGGEAYGPLVQGLAKPGLDLSRGSTADEIVNVIAIAALRAGAGI from the coding sequence TTGCAAAGCGTCATCAACTCCATCCGCGAGCGTGCCGTCCGATACCACAAGCGCATTGCACTTCCGGAGACCGACTGCGACCGCACACTGCAGGCCGCCCTCACCGCTCAGGAGGCCAGGCTTGCTGAAGTCGTCCTTGTCGGCTCACCCAAGTATGTCGAGACCCGCGGTAAGCATCTCGGACTGGATCTCACATCCCTCGAAGTCATTGACCCCGAGGATCCGCAGGTGCGTCAGGAATGTGCGGCCACCTACTACGAGGCGCGCAAGGACAAGGGCCTGACGGAAGAGGAAGCGTACGAGGCCGTTGCAGACCCGCTCTACTGCGCCGCCGCACTCTTGAAGCAGGGCAAGGTAGACGGCAGCGTCGCGGGGCGTCTCAACTCCACCGCCAATGTCCTGCGGGCCCTGCTGCGCATCGTCGGCACGCGTGAGGGCTGCAATACGGTCTCAAGTTGCTTCATCATGACCACTCCACAGCGCCATCTGGGCAAGAACGGCATGTTCATCTTTGCCGACGCGGGCGTGGTGCCCCAGCCCACCGCCGACCAGCTTGCGGATATCGCCATCAGCACCGCCGACAGCGCCCGTCTCTATTTCGAGGTGGAACCGCGCGTGGCCATGCTGTCGTTCTCAACTAAGGGAAGCGCGACCCATCCGGACGTGGACAAGGTCGTCGAGGCCACCCGTCTGGCCCAAAGCCGCCGACCGGACCTGCTGATCGAGGGCGAACTGCAGGGCGATGCGGCAATTATCCCTGAAGTGGCCGCCCAGAAGTGCCCGGGCGACAAGCTACAGGGGACTGCCAACGTCCTGATCTTTCCCGATCTGGATGCCGGGAACATCGCCTACAAGCTGGTGCAGAGACTCACCGGCGGCGAGGCCTACGGCCCATTGGTTCAGGGACTGGCCAAGCCCGGCCTGGACCTGTCCCGGGGTTCCACCGCCGACGAGATCGTCAACGTCATTGCCATTGCCGCCCTGCGCGCAGGCGCGGGAATCTAA
- a CDS encoding Fic family protein — protein MSQYIYDQQDWPQFRWDAGLLSQRLAGVRFQQGRLLGQLESLGFAVRDETTLGVLTEDALRTSDIEGEHLDAAQVRSSVARRLGMDAGGLQTVDRRVEGVVEVVVDATQRYREPLTADRLRGWHASLFPTGRSGMRRITVGAWRTDETGPMQVVSGRTGRERVHFEAPSADKLEREMQAFLEWFEGDPKIDGILQAGIAHLWLVTVHPFDDGNGRIARAVADMALARCEGTAQRAYSMSAQIRLEREAYYTILERTQKGTMDVTPWLDWFIECLGRAISGAQDTLSRTIHRARFWDAAGPVNERQRRVLNLLLGEFEGKLTTSKWARIAKCSKDTALRDIRDLLERGILVRGPGGGRSVSYELGQPVD, from the coding sequence ATGAGCCAGTACATCTACGATCAGCAGGATTGGCCACAATTCCGTTGGGATGCTGGACTTCTGTCTCAGCGTCTGGCTGGGGTCCGGTTTCAGCAGGGCCGCCTGCTAGGGCAACTTGAGTCGCTGGGCTTTGCCGTTCGTGACGAGACAACCCTCGGCGTGCTCACTGAGGATGCTCTCCGAACCAGCGACATCGAAGGAGAACACCTGGACGCTGCGCAGGTCCGCTCATCCGTGGCGAGACGGCTGGGTATGGATGCGGGCGGGCTGCAGACCGTAGACCGCCGGGTCGAGGGAGTGGTGGAGGTGGTGGTGGACGCTACCCAGCGCTACCGCGAGCCGCTGACCGCCGACAGGCTCCGCGGCTGGCACGCGTCCCTGTTCCCCACTGGGCGCAGCGGAATGCGGCGGATCACCGTTGGCGCCTGGCGCACAGACGAGACAGGCCCGATGCAGGTTGTCTCGGGCCGCACCGGGCGCGAGCGTGTTCACTTTGAGGCCCCGTCGGCAGACAAGCTTGAGCGGGAGATGCAGGCCTTCCTGGAGTGGTTTGAGGGCGACCCGAAGATCGACGGAATCCTGCAGGCGGGGATCGCCCATCTGTGGTTGGTCACGGTTCACCCCTTCGACGACGGCAACGGGCGCATCGCCCGGGCGGTTGCCGATATGGCTCTTGCGCGCTGTGAGGGCACGGCACAGCGTGCGTACAGCATGTCCGCGCAGATCCGCCTGGAACGCGAGGCCTACTACACGATTCTGGAGCGCACGCAGAAGGGGACGATGGACGTCACGCCGTGGCTGGACTGGTTCATCGAGTGCCTGGGGCGGGCAATCAGCGGCGCGCAGGACACGCTGTCACGGACCATCCACAGGGCGCGTTTCTGGGATGCTGCGGGGCCAGTCAACGAGCGCCAACGCCGGGTGCTGAACCTCCTGCTGGGCGAGTTCGAAGGAAAGCTGACTACCTCGAAGTGGGCGCGAATCGCGAAATGCTCCAAGGATACTGCGCTGCGCGACATTCGCGATCTCCTCGAGCGCGGCATTCTGGTCCGAGGCCCGGGCGGAGGTCGCAGCGTGAGCTATGAACTCGGCCAGCCGGTTGACTGA
- a CDS encoding prolyl oligopeptidase family serine peptidase, which produces MAKRNFSMIEYFNRIAADWEPLLAFRGSTQEDFEEWQSHASEKYFELLGDFPEPVDLDPEVIFSVEENGIIRERVIFDSEEHMSVPCVVLRPADMPSNGKGAAIVCSHGHGAFGKEAVAGNATTPALRSDIDQHCYNYGEIMARAGYLTISPDLRVFGERADGGNPYPGRDKCNVHFIRGAIFGIYTLTLNIWDMKRCVDYLETRAEVDPARIGMMGLSQGGTMTTWAVAAEPRFKCADIIGYLNPWERFGVNRANFCGSQIVPEIHKYFDTHDIAGLIAPRPLLVEAGVHDTCFPIEDQLISIEALKRIYAAAGAEEDLWVDIHPGEHAFANNKAHAFFGKYL; this is translated from the coding sequence ATGGCCAAGCGCAACTTCTCAATGATCGAGTACTTCAACCGCATCGCCGCAGACTGGGAGCCGCTGCTCGCGTTCAGGGGTTCGACCCAGGAGGACTTCGAGGAGTGGCAGTCGCACGCCAGCGAGAAGTACTTCGAACTGCTGGGAGACTTCCCGGAGCCCGTGGACCTGGACCCGGAAGTCATTTTCAGCGTCGAGGAGAACGGGATCATCCGCGAACGCGTGATCTTCGACTCCGAAGAACACATGTCGGTACCCTGCGTGGTCCTGCGGCCGGCGGACATGCCCTCCAACGGCAAAGGCGCGGCCATCGTCTGCAGCCATGGACACGGAGCCTTCGGCAAGGAGGCCGTGGCGGGCAATGCAACGACGCCCGCATTGCGCAGCGACATCGACCAGCACTGCTACAACTACGGCGAGATCATGGCCCGCGCGGGCTATCTCACCATCAGCCCCGACCTGCGGGTGTTCGGTGAGCGCGCCGACGGGGGCAATCCTTACCCGGGTCGGGACAAGTGCAATGTGCACTTCATCCGGGGCGCCATCTTCGGCATCTACACTCTCACCCTGAACATCTGGGACATGAAGCGCTGCGTGGATTACCTGGAGACCCGGGCGGAGGTCGACCCGGCGCGTATCGGGATGATGGGCCTGTCCCAGGGCGGCACGATGACCACCTGGGCGGTTGCCGCCGAGCCCCGCTTCAAGTGCGCGGACATCATCGGTTACCTCAACCCGTGGGAGCGCTTCGGGGTGAACCGCGCCAACTTCTGCGGCTCCCAGATTGTGCCCGAGATTCACAAGTACTTCGACACCCACGACATCGCCGGATTGATTGCCCCGCGGCCGCTTCTGGTGGAGGCCGGGGTTCATGACACCTGCTTCCCTATCGAAGACCAGCTCATCAGCATTGAAGCCCTCAAACGCATCTACGCGGCGGCGGGAGCGGAAGAGGACCTCTGGGTGGACATTCACCCGGGTGAGCACGCCTTCGCGAATAACAAGGCGCATGCGTTTTTCGGGAAGTATCTGTGA